Proteins encoded in a region of the Scrofimicrobium sp. R131 genome:
- a CDS encoding DUF4342 domain-containing protein, whose product MGEQTSGSGSTFTEKIQVAGHELVDRVKELVAEGDVRQVTVRNEAGKKLLTVPMNLGVAAGGIAVLAAPTLVVLGGIAGLLANVTLEVQRTDVVDVDATVIEVNPDSDSAQG is encoded by the coding sequence ATGGGAGAGCAAACCTCCGGGTCCGGAAGTACGTTCACCGAGAAGATTCAGGTGGCCGGACATGAACTGGTCGATCGGGTCAAGGAACTGGTGGCCGAAGGTGACGTCCGGCAGGTCACCGTCCGAAACGAAGCCGGAAAGAAGCTGCTGACCGTGCCGATGAACCTGGGCGTGGCGGCGGGCGGAATTGCGGTCCTGGCCGCCCCAACCCTCGTGGTCCTGGGAGGGATCGCCGGCCTGCTGGCCAACGTCACGCTGGAGGTGCAGCGGACCGATGTCGTCGACGTGGACGCCACCGTGATTGAGGTTAACCCGGACTCGGACAGCGCCCAGGGTTAG
- a CDS encoding DUF1684 domain-containing protein yields the protein MDAINHRAAWEQWREHRNETLRQPHGWLSLVNLEWVGDTAAPLSSFPGIWSAKDHQVTATFSPEDQVTRDGHPVVGQVHLEIPRGESDTSLLDARGRQAEVASRFGRIAVRTRDPEAPTRTNFSETRTFDFDPKWIVTVEWEPYPEPTEVTVPSAHQSKPMTLTAQGSATVFGQKVTITGSDRDHLGLIFHDETNGNQTEGWRSAPAKLDDGRLTIDFNRAVNFPAHFTPYGTCPTPPAGNTLPVAVTAGEKKNR from the coding sequence ATGGATGCCATTAATCATCGCGCTGCGTGGGAACAGTGGCGGGAACACCGGAATGAGACTTTGCGTCAGCCCCACGGCTGGCTGTCGCTGGTGAACCTGGAGTGGGTTGGGGACACCGCCGCTCCTTTGAGTTCCTTCCCGGGAATCTGGTCCGCTAAGGACCACCAGGTCACGGCCACCTTCTCACCGGAGGATCAGGTTACCCGTGACGGACACCCGGTCGTCGGGCAGGTGCATTTGGAGATTCCCCGCGGAGAGTCCGACACGTCGTTGCTCGACGCTCGGGGTCGACAGGCCGAGGTTGCCTCGCGCTTTGGCCGAATCGCCGTTCGGACCCGCGATCCTGAAGCCCCCACTCGCACCAACTTCAGCGAGACCCGGACTTTTGACTTTGACCCCAAGTGGATCGTCACCGTCGAGTGGGAGCCCTACCCGGAGCCGACCGAAGTCACCGTGCCTTCCGCTCACCAGTCCAAGCCGATGACGCTGACCGCGCAGGGAAGCGCCACCGTCTTCGGGCAGAAGGTAACCATCACCGGGTCTGATCGGGACCACCTGGGCCTGATCTTCCACGATGAGACCAACGGCAACCAGACGGAGGGTTGGCGCTCGGCCCCGGCCAAGCTGGACGATGGCCGCCTGACGATCGACTTTAACCGGGCCGTGAACTTCCCGGCGCACTTCACCCCCTACGGCACCTGCCCCACGCCGCCTGCGGGCAACACTTTGCCGGTGGCCGTCACCGCCGGGGAGAAAAAGAATCGATGA
- a CDS encoding hemagglutinin: MSARTRANPRPALFVLLILVAVVLAWVAVRLLGSSPPEQPVAAPEPLEPEPVTPTLDFTGFDPGNIISDDVFYHSEAMNQEQVAAFIAEVNHGCRTGDAPCLADYREDSLTFPANDYCFEFTGQSNDSAAAIIDRAAKSCGVNPQVVLVMLQKEQGLLTASSYNLTPGRYDIAMGYGCPDTANCDPQFFGFSNQVYHAALQLRRYANEPGLYSFQPQMDNSISYHPDPACGEGTVWIENYATAGLYNYTPYQPDEAALAGTPGPCSSVGNLNFYAYFRAWFG, from the coding sequence ATGAGCGCTCGCACCCGCGCGAACCCGCGGCCAGCACTGTTTGTCCTGCTCATTTTGGTGGCGGTGGTGCTGGCCTGGGTGGCCGTGCGGCTGCTGGGCTCGTCCCCTCCGGAGCAGCCGGTGGCGGCCCCGGAGCCGCTTGAGCCCGAGCCGGTTACCCCCACCCTGGATTTCACCGGCTTTGATCCGGGCAACATCATCTCTGACGACGTCTTCTACCACTCGGAGGCGATGAACCAGGAGCAGGTGGCCGCTTTCATTGCCGAGGTGAACCACGGCTGTCGAACCGGGGACGCCCCCTGTCTGGCCGACTACCGGGAGGACTCGCTCACCTTCCCCGCCAACGACTACTGCTTTGAGTTCACCGGCCAAAGCAACGACTCGGCGGCGGCAATCATCGACCGGGCAGCCAAGTCGTGCGGCGTGAACCCGCAGGTGGTGCTGGTGATGCTCCAAAAAGAGCAGGGTCTGCTGACTGCCTCCAGCTACAATCTGACGCCCGGCCGCTACGACATCGCCATGGGCTACGGGTGTCCGGACACCGCGAACTGTGACCCCCAGTTCTTTGGTTTCTCCAACCAGGTTTACCATGCCGCCCTGCAGCTTCGGCGCTACGCCAACGAGCCGGGTCTGTACTCATTTCAGCCGCAGATGGACAACTCCATCAGTTACCATCCGGATCCGGCCTGCGGCGAAGGCACCGTCTGGATTGAAAACTACGCCACCGCCGGACTGTACAACTACACCCCGTACCAGCCGGACGAGGCAGCCCTAGCCGGCACCCCCGGCCCCTGCTCATCCGTGGGAAACCTGAATTTTTATGCCTATTTCCGCGCCTGGTTCGGCTAG
- a CDS encoding YdcF family protein codes for MSPRNPARRPRRTTVIVVASVALIAFGVFQWLIWNPRQEVPARADAILVLAYGNDRQELGRDLAARGVSENMVVSHSVKVRRFLDPTDELKPKDGEWVEECDRDYPHYRSYCIEPDPNTTGGEVAAFRQLANEKGWTSVVLVTERSHLARAEMLLNRCFSGQIYPVASHPEGGIFRAIQRSFYEFGAYLKDVVFPPSC; via the coding sequence ATGAGCCCGCGTAACCCTGCCCGCCGTCCCCGACGAACCACCGTCATCGTGGTGGCGTCGGTGGCGCTGATCGCCTTCGGGGTGTTCCAGTGGCTGATTTGGAACCCGCGGCAGGAAGTGCCGGCTCGGGCCGACGCGATTCTGGTGCTGGCCTACGGCAATGACCGCCAGGAACTGGGACGGGATTTGGCCGCTCGCGGGGTGAGCGAGAACATGGTTGTCTCGCACTCGGTGAAGGTGCGCCGGTTCCTGGACCCTACCGATGAGTTGAAGCCGAAGGACGGCGAGTGGGTGGAGGAGTGCGACCGGGACTATCCCCACTACCGCTCCTACTGCATCGAGCCCGACCCCAATACCACCGGGGGTGAGGTGGCTGCTTTCCGCCAACTCGCCAACGAAAAGGGGTGGACCTCGGTGGTGCTGGTGACTGAACGCTCACATCTGGCCCGGGCCGAAATGCTGCTCAACCGGTGCTTCTCCGGGCAAATCTACCCGGTGGCGTCGCACCCGGAGGGGGGCATCTTCCGGGCGATCCAACGTTCGTTCTATGAGTTTGGCGCCTATTTGAAGGACGTTGTTTTCCCACCCTCCTGCTAG
- a CDS encoding low molecular weight protein-tyrosine-phosphatase, producing the protein MTYRVLMVCTGNICRSVMAETVLAQRVDGLEVQVDSAGISAEEEGNPIDYRAARILSERGYRVPDHRARQLEPADLADFDLILAMTDGHRRGVARLAERSGIEPRDVRMYRSFDPAAAGNLDVPDPWYGDLSDFAQTLSTIEAVTPGLIEFLAQRA; encoded by the coding sequence ATGACCTATCGGGTACTGATGGTTTGCACCGGCAATATTTGCCGGTCTGTGATGGCTGAAACGGTGCTAGCCCAGCGGGTTGATGGGTTGGAAGTGCAGGTTGACTCGGCAGGAATTAGTGCCGAGGAGGAAGGGAACCCGATCGACTATCGGGCGGCTCGAATCCTCAGCGAGCGCGGCTATCGCGTCCCTGATCATCGGGCCCGACAGCTCGAGCCGGCCGACCTGGCTGACTTCGACCTGATCCTAGCCATGACTGACGGGCATCGCCGCGGGGTGGCCCGCCTGGCCGAACGCAGCGGGATTGAACCCCGCGACGTGCGGATGTACCGCAGCTTCGATCCAGCCGCGGCTGGAAACCTGGATGTGCCCGACCCCTGGTACGGCGACCTGTCCGACTTTGCCCAAACCCTGTCCACCATCGAGGCGGTCACGCCCGGCCTGATCGAGTTCCTGGCTCAGCGCGCATGA